The Caldisericota bacterium genome contains the following window.
AAAAAAGAAGGGTAATTCCTCTTTTTGTGGAGGTAAAAATGAAAGAAAAAGAACTTAATCAGATAATCTCGAGATACAATTTTCCATCTGGAAGACTCCTCGCTATTTTAGAAGATATTCAGACAGCGGAGGGTTATCTTCCCGAAGAAGTACTTAAATCCTTATCTAAAAAGATTCATACACCATTATCAAAATTGTACAGTTTTGCTACTTTCTATTCATTTTTTAATCTTGAACCAATAGGAAAACACATTATTACCGTATGTAAAGGCACTGCATGTCATGTGAAAGGTGGCTCTCGTCTTCTTGAAACATTGGAAAGATTATTGAGAGTTCAATTAGATGAAGTAACTTCTGATGGAAAATTTATGATTACCACAGAAGATCGATCTTTTACAATAAATACTGCACGTTGCTTTGGTGCTTGTAGCATGGCACCCGTAATAAGAATTGA
Protein-coding sequences here:
- a CDS encoding NAD(P)H-dependent oxidoreductase subunit E; its protein translation is MKEKELNQIISRYNFPSGRLLAILEDIQTAEGYLPEEVLKSLSKKIHTPLSKLYSFATFYSFFNLEPIGKHIITVCKGTACHVKGGSRLLETLERLLRVQLDEVTSDGKFMITTEDRSFTINTARCFGACSMAPVIRIDGKIYGYNTPKKLPEILKKYGWRKKNED